The Fusarium keratoplasticum isolate Fu6.1 chromosome 4, whole genome shotgun sequence genome contains the following window.
TCTGAATCTGCCCTTTTCACTTCCTTGTTCAAAAGTAGCGAGGTACGTATTCAGCCAGCAAGTTTCTCACTCCTCGCTTGCGCTTCGGTTATGCAAATGTGTGCATCTTTTTCATCCCTTGGTGTCACCTCTGTTTTGATAAGAAACAAGATCAGCTTTCGCAAAAAAATGTTAGTCATGTCTCAGCTTAATATTTTCCTAGGCTGGGCGTGGGGGCTTTCGGATCTGCAGCCAGCTTTCTTCGAGTTAGCTTGacgcctcaacaccacgccTCCAGTGATCATGATTCAGGAAATGAGGCTGTCAGACCGCTTTCTCCTAGGATGCAGAAGGAAGGGGCATCGCATAGCTGCCTAGTAGATCTTGCCATTACACGTCAGTTTATTGTTTGTCGGATTGTAACCGACACGGGTGAGGCTGATGAAACACCATGACGTCTCGCCCATTTCATGCAGCTCGGCCGTCGCGGTGCGAATGGTCCAGCTCGGGGCCATTGACGTGGATTGCTCAGGTACAGTATTCCGCGTTGTCAACCTTTTGCCGTGTCGTCGTAATAAGCACTGCCCTACTCCCTCGGCCAAGCCCGCGACTATCAAACACGGGACGTCGTCACTGGGTGAGGAATGCGACGCAGGTTCTATGTTTGGAAGCCTGCGGCGCCCATCACTTCCAACTGCCGAAGGAATGACGCGCTCCGAGTCATCTCATCGCACCGCAGACCCTCCCCTCCGGCAAGGGGAGTCACCCCCGGGGCTCGGCGCCCTCTTCGGCCGGCGGCCGGGGCCACGtggagctcctccttggcctgctccgCCTCGGTCTCGGCGCCGagggtcttggccttgacacAAGCCCTTGGCGGTCTGGGCGACAAGAAAGGACAAGACTTGGTAGACAGCGGTATCCTTGAGGACCAAGAAAAGCAAAGTAGATTCATCAGATTCACAGATGCAAGTGCAATAGGCGTTCGCAGCCACTGCTACCCGTTGCCGAGAGATGGCGGCGTCTAGCGGTGGCCGGCCGAATGACTCAGCCGGGGCTGGATATTGGTTCGAGGCTTACAGCGACCGTATGAGAGGGCTTCAGCTTCAACGCTTGGACAAGTCTTGGGGGTTCGAAATGTTTCTGTAAGAAGCGTTGATAGTCTTGAATATAGAGATAGTGGTTTGAGTTTGTTTTAAAAGACCTCGTTAAGCAGCAACAATTGACAGACTCCAACTCAATTACGTCACCAAATCAAAAACACCACACAATTCAATCACTTCTTTACAAGTCGCAACCTTGATCACAATGTCGGCTCTAGAGGACAACTCCGAAAACTACGCCCTCTTCCGGGACTGTCTATCCACCACCCTCCTGCAACCCGCCGCCTCATCCGCCCCCGACCCGCCCAaacgtcgccgccgccgcaagAACTCGGGGTCAGCGGCCCCAGTCTCCGCTCCGGCGGCGGACCCGGAGCGGGACGCAGAGGAGCTCTCTGAGTTTGTCGACTACCTCGCTACCGAGATCTTTGAGAGCCTCCCGGAGGAGCTGCAGGGCTTGGACTATCGTGTCTGGCGGGACTCGGATCATCTGCGTGATCAGTACTCGCTCCCGCTCACTAAGGAGAGCCTTTCAGTTCTGAACTTGTCGCCGTCTATTGTCGAGACTCTGACGACTTACAACCTCATCTCACCGGATCCCTTTGTTGCATCTAATCTCCCATCATCCCCAGAAGCCTTTCTACTTCCAATTCTCACCTCATACATCACACCCTTGATTGAACCCCCTCCCGCCACACGCAACACACGCACCGACGCCTGCGAAATCTGTCAACGCTCATACATCCCACTGTCGTACCACCACCTGATTCCTCGTTTTGTCCACGAGAAAGCCGTGAAACGTGGATGGCACCGCCGGGAGGATCTCCAGAACGTCGCCTGGTTATGCGGTGCCTGCCATCGCTTCGTTCATCATTTCAAGACCCACGAGGAGCTTGCTAGGGATTATTACACAGTAGATTTGTTactggaggaggacgaggtaCAGCGCTGGGCTGCATGGGTAGGGAGATTACGGTGGAAGGGAGGAAGGATTCGCTCGGGGAGGTGATTCCCGTCGCGGGGTAATTGCCTGACCTGCCCAAATCTTTGTACAAAATACAACTTGACGATAGCATCATCACCTTCACTTTTCACGAATTTGCACGGCGTCTTCTGTTCATCGTTCTCATTTAAAATGCTTTAAAAAAGCTACCTATAACAATgaatgccatgccatgctcgATGCAGGCGACCCAGGAATGGAAAGAAAACCCTTCTCTAAACGCCAGCCAATGCAACTCGACTCCAAACAAAATGGTGAGAGGAAATGCGAAAGCCAAGAAAGCTCGCTACAccaaagaaaagaaatacAAGGGTCATCACTGTCGTTGTCATCATGAAATAACAAACTCCCGCTCCTCCAACTCCATGCTCAGCGCCTCGCCCTCCATGATACCGTGGATATAACAATCACCAACAAATCGGTACTTGCCGGGGCAGTTCTCGTCCCTGCGAAGCACAAACGGCGTCTGTCCGCCGTAAAGGACACACACGAAATCGCCCTCCTGGACGTCCCAAGGCGCAGTGCCAATCAGTCCCGTCTTGGTCCTCACGATGCGCGAACCGTTGCAGCTCATGTGCACCAGGTCGTTGAAGAGCGGCTCAGGTCGCGGGCCGTCTTCGCTCTGTCCATGGGCCAGAGCATCCAGCATCTCGGCGGTCGTACCCGACATGGCGGTTAGCCATGGCTGGAAAAAGGTCTTATTCATTTCCGCCGAAGGGACCTCGCCATTCTCGTCCTTGTTCTTTATCAGGGTTCGCCAGAAAGCCTCAACGACTGAGATGTCACCAATAGGATACTTCTCGTTCATAGGAAGGGTCGAAATTGGCTCGGGTTCAGACACAGGCTCTTGGGCAGCGAAGCCACTCTCCATAATGTCAATGTTCTCCAGGGCCTCCATCAGAGACGGTGTGAGAGAGTCACGGAGCTGACCTTGCGAGTCCCGAGCCGAACCAAAACGACGGTTTGACCGCCTCATGGCTGCCTGAAGCTCGGCAACACGAGAAGACTCGCCATTTTCTTGAGCTGAAGTGgtgtccttcttgtcgctgCGGCTCTTAGAGGTCTTCTGAAGAGCCCTGGCCCGCTTTAGTTCACCTGCAGTGTAGAACTTCTTGTTGCCTGTCACGAGAGCGGTGTTGACCCAGTCTGAGAGGAAAGACTTGCCACCAAACATCATGTCCTTCATCTCAGATCCCGCCCGAGtgacctcgtcgacgaggaatCCCTTGAGCATGATGTTGACGTCATCCTCAAAGTAGGGCATACCATGACGGGCCTGGTTCTTAGTGTTGAGGGCAGTGAACTGAGGCTTGGTGTCACCGGCAGCGTGGTACTCCCAGTGCTCACGACCTTCCTTGGATCCTAGGGTACGAACGCCATCCTTCATCCACAGGTCAGGCACAAATGAGGGCCAgtcatccttgacctcgttATGGACGAGATGCAGGACATCAAGAGTCTCATGTgagatgatgctgttgagTGTCAAGTTGAGGAAGACGCTAAGAGGAGACAGGTTATAGTCGAAGTAAGCCTGGACGAAATCCCTCTCACTTGCGTTGCTGATGTGCGGCCACAAGGCAAAGACCCGATCCAGCGGGTTGGCTGATGTGAACTGGCGCGACTTGGTCAGGAGACTGAGAAGGGTGCATGGCTTCTCATCACGGATGTCTTGGCGGTGGTCATCCAAGTGCAACATGTGATCATACTTGAGATCCATCCGGGTTTGGCCGTGAACGATACACTCGGAATTCAGGGACGACTCCCAGCGCAGCTGATGCATGCACCAGGCAGCATCGGCAAAGAAGCTCCAGGGACGAAGGGCAGATCCATACAGGAAGTAAACCTTCTTGGACAGGGATATCTCAGGCCAGTTCCACACACGTTCGAACCAGGGGTGGGAGAAGACCTTGGACAGTTCCACCCGGTTGTCAAGGGGAATTCGAAGACGCTTGTTTCCGATGCAGAGCTGGTCAAGTGATGAGAGGTCCAGTCCATCTTCCTCGAGTCTTTCACGGAATTCGTCATTGCGGCAGGCCTCATGGAGCATGTCGACAgtctcaaagaccttgcGACGGGACTTTTCAGTTCCATCGAGGTGGGCAATGGTAACTGCCGCAGTGCTGAAGATGGTCTTGCATAGGCGGAGGTGAGACTCACGCTCCTGCATATCAGCCTGGTTGATACAGACTGCATCGGTCCATACTGTCGAGAAGATCTTGCGGTCGCCGAGGTTTCGAATGTTGAGGAGGGCTGAATAGACAGTCTCGGTGACGGCCAGGCCACGGCCGTTGCAGTGCATGAGCCTGGTCTGCTTACGGTCGTTGGAGGCACAGGACAGGGCCTGGTAGGGTATCTCCCGAGGGTCGGCGTGGAAcatgatggtctcgagggGTTCGTCGTCATAGGTCGCCGGGAGGATAAGGAGAAGGCGGATCATCTTGGGATACCGGATAGGGCCATACTCGAACTTGGGGATGTTGGTGACCTCGCTTCCGGGGTTGGCCTCGAATGAGTCGCCGATGGAAACGCTCAAGTTGgtgtcgagcttgaggatctggtACCGCTCAAGGCGGGAGTCCCATGTCGACGTGCACACCAAGGTGTTCTCATTGCTCTCATCCAGTctgggaggggagggggaccTGCTGGCATGCTTCTTGCCAGGCAGCGGAGGGGATGAAGATCTGCGAGTCCTCTCCTTGGCAAACAGGGGCTGAAGactgagcttcttcttcagaaCCTGAAGAGTGCCGTTCTCACGTCCAGgcatcttgatggtgtcTGTTGGACACTAGGGAGGTTTAtgtgaagaggaggaggaaagggGGAAGAGGGGAGGGTGGATGGGAAGGGGAAGAGCAGGTGACCCGGAGATATCCAGCGTAAGTGTcgggatgatgatggcggatgatgagaggaagagggagcaAAGGACCAGAGATGGCCTTGGGCGGGAGAGAGAACAAGAGAGAGCTACAGGAGAGACTCCGAGGCGGACAGGGCGGAAGACATGCTACTGAGCGGAAGCAAAGCAAAAGCTACTCTTTCCCATCCGGATGTTAGGGGCGCAGACATTGCGTTCTTATGGGAAATCCGGGCGGACTGGCGGCGGGAAGACTGGCGGCAAAATGACAAAAGAACAGGAGCTTTCTGGGCAGGGACATCAGCAGCGATGACCAGCGGTGGCAGCGGCCGTGGAACCGTCCTCCGCCATGAGTCGTCTTGCCAATGTTTTGCCAACGCTTGGCGAGCTGGGCGGAAGGTTACGCCAATGCTCGGCGGGAGGATGCCAACGCTGGGCGCAGGGCGATGGTGCTGTCGAGTAAAGGATACCGTGGTCGACGAGCTGCCAGGTCCCACCGACGTGAGGAGTCGATTTCTGGGCGGCCCCGGGGTGTCGACATTTTGTTTACGACTTTGCGGATAGCTTCaacttggtgttgaggttgctCACTTATACGTACCTACGTTCGGCTCCTCACGAATTAAGCTTAAAACCAACATGGCCCGATCGGGACCAGCGCGTCTATCCTCCCTTCTCCGCCCCTTCCCGGCACGGCACTGGACTCCGAGTTATGTGCGCGGTTTGCCTCGTCGAGTTGCGGCAGCGCGTCCAATGGCTCAGGCCTGCACCGCCTGGAACAGCCTAGAGGACCCCCCTTGGTCTTTGGGGGCACACGCGCTTTGGATATAGCGAGAGTGAGGGAAATACTTGCAACAGGCTTGGCGCGCTTGTTGTGCTGGAGAGAAGAGCAGGAAAACCCTGGTCCCGTAACTGATGACCCCCCTCCCCTGGGTCCTCTTTGTCGATTGCCTTTTTCCATGCCTCGGATGTCATGTATTGTTGACCATGGGAATGTCGCCTTTGACACTGCCGCATACACGTACCCCCTACATGCAACATGATGTACATGTTATGTGCCATGTACCGCCCGCCGCCAGGACCCGCCGCCGACTCGGCGTATCTCATGAGACACCCCTTGTCCCTTGGAAACCTCGCGAAGCATTTCCGCCAAgtgaccttcttcttccctttcccttccccCCCGTATGCGCAGAACTTCCTTTTCCGTCCTCCGTAAGCCAGTCAACTCGAAAACTAGAAAAGGctgtcttcttggcaaaAATCCGGGGTTTCCCTTTTCCCTCAGCCTGTGGCATGACGTTTTGTCTTTCCGATCGGACGACGCTACCCCGTGGCGTCACCTCTCACTCTCCGTGGTGAGATCTGACGTCCAGAGTCTGCTGTTTTATCACATCCCGCACCGGAACGCTTGGGGAAGCACAATATCTCGTTTCCTTTTGCTGTCGCGGTAAAAGGGTAGAATCCCTTCGAAGGAATGCGATGCGACTTTAGAATTCCTGGCTCGGGCAGTGCTGTCGACACGAAGGAAGTGATCTTCGCTGCCCAAAGGTGGACTTACACGCGTCGTACTGTACACTCCAAAACATGATATTCCTGCGGGCAAAATCGCCAGCCATGAGGACTTCGTTATCTCATGACGAATCTGCCCTTGCATGACGACAGACAGAGAGGGGCCAACGATCCCGCTGCCATTGCGGTTTCATCATCCGCTGGCCCCGTCGTTGATTATCTCCTCTGTTCTCAGCCCGCAGAGATGAGACATTTAATCCTTTTCCAGGATCTTCTCTTTTCCCAATGTGAGCTTCTCCATTAACAAAAGGGCCCGGGCGAATAGAGTAGGACATAATCATGTTTATCATGTATTCGTCTTTAttgcttgttgctgctgttgctgaaaATGTGCCATATACCATTAACCCGCAATGCTTTCCCTCCCCCAACTCCTCCCACCCCCTTTCCAAAATAACGCCGTTTCTTTCGTGGGTATATACAGTCGTACAGGGATTGCAGACACACAGCCCTCCTTCCCCACGCCAGTCTGCTCTGATGTCGTCTTTTATATCACGCTCTTTTAGACTTCTTTCCCCTCACTCGCGCTGCCACCTGGGCTCCGTCGTCAGGTCGGCTTCCTGGGGAACGATCATGCCGTCGATGCTCTCGCGCGGGGTATCACCCAGCAGGGCCTCGCggtccttcttttccttctcggccttggactCCTTGCCCGCGGCTTCGTTGTCGTCCTCCTCCGGCACGGCAACTAGACCTCGGTCACTAGCCCAGCTGGTCGCTCTGCCGGTGCTCGCTCCTCTCGGCCGTGTGGGAGACAGTGTTCCCGACTCCTGTGGACCGACCTGACCTCCGGCCCAGCTAAAGTCTCCGCTACCCACGCGGTCAGGCTTGCTGAGCGAGTTTGTCCTGCTGAGGGAGCCGCGTCGTGCCACATAGTCATCGAACTGAGTGTCTCGCTGGTGCGTGTACACGCTGGGAGTTCGGTCCAGTTTCCCCAGCTCCACAGAGTCATGCTTGGAAGAGGCGATGCTTGACCGTGAAGATGCTGATGAAAAGTGCTTGTCCATGGATGGCCGGACGCCGTTCAGGGTGCTCGCGTATGAAGTGTCGCGCTCAATATCATCGTTGAACCCGAAAGGCTTCACATTGACAGGGTGGGTGTAATCGTCGTATGCGGACAGACGGCGGTATCTTCGGATCGAGTAGAAGACGAGAACGCAAGAAGTGATACTAATGAGTTGTCAGCATGAATCTCGCAGCGCATTTGGGCATGACTTACATGAAACCACAGTCCAGGCCGAGAGCAACGAGCGAGTAGTGCTTGTCGTGCTTCTGCACATACACGACAATATCGAGAACAAGGGTAGCCAGAGCGCACGTCAACTTGATGACATGGGTAAAGAGCATCGTCCATGGCGTCAAGGCCTCGGCAAAATACTTGGCGATTTCGACAAACGTGCACAGCGAGGCGACGAACCATAGGGCGATATTGGTCGCTTCCCAACTGTTGCAGGGGTCCTTTGTTAGTGTCCGTACTATATGATTTGTCGGTCCAAGTTGCGAGGTCAAGAACTTACGCTATCTCAATCGCAGGATCATCGTTGTGCTTGTTGTCGTCCTTGTTGACCTTCATGCTGTCGCCCAGTCTCCAAGCAAAGAGTcccatcatggtcatggacAGAGCCAATTGGAGGACCCAGGTCGGGAGTAGGAGCATGATGCGCCATTTGGAGCGGTCAAACTGCGCCTGCGCGCGATGGTTTCCGTTCAACATGTTCATTGTCGTTTGCGAGTTCCCCTGTCGAGCCTGATGCTGTCTTGGTGTTGCGTTCTGAGGCTTCTTGTCCTGCTCGCTGCTTTCCTTTGACGCCGCTTCGATCAAACAATCTCACTCAGTCAATGGCGTTCCCAatttccttctcttccagagTGTTCCAGCTCAATGGTTTCTTGGTCGTAGATAGTCGTTGCTCATTCAGCCAGGCTCTAGGTCTTGATGGTTGTCATGAACCTCTGGCGTTTGTCATAAATGTCTGGCGACGGTCATGAAGCTGTCGTACTCGCTGCAACTTGTGTGTCGGCCGCGTCCTGCGTGAGTGCGAGTGCCCTGCGAAAACCCTCGGTCTTCGATGTTGCTTTGCGTTGCTCTGCTTACTCGTCGAGTCCAAGGCTTCGACCGTCAGCATCCCTTCACAGGGGGACCAGCCTTTTTATTAACTCGGCTGGCTGGTCGCggccaacgccgccatgCAACAGCCAGGTCGTTAGTCGAAGCCCCAAACCTCTCCCTCACTTGTTACTCGTCCCCGCAGCCGAGCTGGCTCAGCCCTCTTGCAGCTCCATTGCCATCCATGGCCCATCCCATGGCGCCATGGTTGGGTAGTCAGGGATCTGATGAGCCACCGCCTCCACTGCTCTCTGGTTCATGGTCCATGCCTGCCTAGAACACTTGCGGCGTCGCGCCGGGTACGGGGCTGAAATTGGGCTTAGTGCTGATGGAGGGCTGCGGCTGAAATCTCGTTGCTGACAAGACTGACCAGCGCAGAGGGGGAACTTTGGAACAGCTCCCTGTAAGTCTCTGCTAATTTGCTGTAATTCAAGGGCAGGGCGAGGCTCTGCAACGGTTGTTGCCACGGATTTGGCCCTTTTGGGGGCCTCCTGGGTCTATTCCGTCGTGTCAGCGTGCTGgttccatccatctccatctccagtTGCATACTCCGTACGGAATAGTGAGCAACAGTGGGACGGGATGAATGTGCAGAATGTCTCGGGGCCTGCGGACATTTGCCAGGACCGGTAGGATCTCTGCCCAGAGCACGCTTAGTATTGCCGCCAGGGTTAAGCGCGAGGCTGCGCAGCTCTCTAGGGCACGACGGAGGCATTTTGGCGCCCATCGGTCGATCTATCCAGCACGTTTCAACAACGGCAAGGCTAAATTTGGGAGATGGTCGCAACAGACTGCCCCGGCTCGGAAAATGCCTCTTTGATTCCAGTGCGAGAAACACCCCGGACAACTCAGCCCTGTAAACTTGGGAGGGGG
Protein-coding sequences here:
- a CDS encoding HET domain-containing protein, translating into MPGRENGTLQVLKKKLSLQPLFAKERTRRSSSPPLPGKKHASRSPSPPRLDESNENTLVCTSTWDSRLERYQILKLDTNLSVSIGDSFEANPGSEVTNIPKFEYGPIRYPKMIRLLLILPATYDDEPLETIMFHADPREIPYQALSCASNDRKQTRLMHCNGRGLAVTETVYSALLNIRNLGDRKIFSTVWTDAVCINQADMQERESHLRLCKTIFSTAAVTIAHLDGTEKSRRKVFETVDMLHEACRNDEFRERLEEDGLDLSSLDQLCIGNKRLRIPLDNRVELSKVFSHPWFERVWNWPEISLSKKVYFLYGSALRPWSFFADAAWCMHQLRWESSLNSECIVHGQTRMDLKYDHMLHLDDHRQDIRDEKPCTLLSLLTKSRQFTSANPLDRVFALWPHISNASERDFVQAYFDYNLSPLSVFLNLTLNSIISHETLDVLHLVHNEVKDDWPSFVPDLWMKDGVRTLGSKEGREHWEYHAAGDTKPQFTALNTKNQARHGMPYFEDDVNIMLKGFLVDEVTRAGSEMKDMMFGGKSFLSDWVNTALVTGNKKFYTAGELKRARALQKTSKSRSDKKDTTSAQENGESSRVAELQAAMRRSNRRFGSARDSQGQLRDSLTPSLMEALENIDIMESGFAAQEPVSEPEPISTLPMNEKYPIGDISVVEAFWRTLIKNKDENGEVPSAEMNKTFFQPWLTAMSGTTAEMLDALAHGQSEDGPRPEPLFNDLVHMSCNGSRIVRTKTGLIGTAPWDVQEGDFVCVLYGGQTPFVLRRDENCPGKYRFVGDCYIHGIMEGEALSMELEEREFVIS